Proteins from a single region of Thermogemmatispora onikobensis:
- a CDS encoding DUF4012 domain-containing protein has translation MSDMLINSDHPKREETADQLNPQEKPVLSGPLASPGTEEGEGARPATEVSSLADEDTIKMQSMAEARAVEQRASDEARAAIERAAAAWSSLLRAGPAPVAFPGALPDSTDKPGPESAAPESRAVERREERRQAALSEAETLPLASAPAAVTPAASPLAEAETLPLATPDIATLQEGRQATQLGAQEPVPQDQPPQEGRVVHEAMGRRRRSARGLRPPQWPGRLWKQAHYGTGKQRLKALVLLVILLLGIALPIVSGLAVGLQAYLTYSTLRGEASAGVEHLLALKTIFNGAKSHPSSLFEASKLNQAAQELQQAQQSFTRARDTIDHSALIHTVISLFPHYQLQVSSARAAAQIGVDVSVIGLKLIPAVRSLAPHFQGPLLSDSSKPLVTQDMLTLLGRTIDDIMPSLRDIGTQSQGLSLEALPLSSSQRQQVQQLLQMLPILQQSLGQARQLLDAAGWLLGVDKPRTYLVQTMDRSELRPSGGFTGQYGELTINAGRIAPFSLKDISFVEYTSGSPTLGQLAPEPYRSWWPFANWGLRDSNLSADFPTTGQLAIETYQREVGRHVDGVIALTPFFIEHVLQIIGPITVPGYNETITALNLEDRLHFYQLDSEGVRKQQIVQHVDDSGQARKLFTSRLAQTLLDHVRHAPPDEILAIAHEALYDLTTRDIEIYVTDPHVEQLLIQYGYGAQMDRSTSHDGLSIVQANLNATKASQYVRTLIHDVVTLDANGGATHYLQLRLAYTDTGPVYGYDTYRDYVRIYVPPNSKFLNGDGFDSGIPLCGGPLPACNATVVYPHDELMCPAGQYQPGAASPTLSDENPGDWHPLDKVGPPTNTVSDVPGRAMFGGWVVVPKNCTMTVTLSWYVPPLNKGHYSLLVQRQAGTYPELDVTILPPDPCSQLKLAGTHVDTLLTSDLLVTPRSLSAGGSQGHGQAADTQSSCYPRLGV, from the coding sequence ATGTCTGATATGCTTATCAATAGCGATCATCCAAAGCGCGAGGAAACAGCGGATCAGCTCAATCCGCAGGAGAAGCCTGTCCTGAGTGGCCCTCTTGCCTCCCCGGGGACGGAGGAAGGAGAAGGGGCGCGGCCAGCGACAGAGGTGAGCAGTCTGGCGGACGAAGACACGATCAAAATGCAGAGTATGGCGGAGGCCAGGGCCGTGGAGCAGCGTGCCAGCGATGAGGCGCGGGCTGCCATCGAGCGAGCGGCTGCAGCCTGGTCCTCCCTGCTGCGGGCCGGGCCGGCCCCGGTTGCCTTTCCCGGAGCGCTCCCAGACAGTACTGACAAGCCAGGGCCAGAGTCAGCAGCGCCTGAGAGCAGAGCCGTCGAGCGTAGAGAGGAAAGGCGCCAGGCCGCCCTCAGCGAAGCCGAGACCCTGCCGTTGGCCAGCGCTCCCGCGGCGGTGACCCCGGCGGCCTCTCCACTGGCCGAGGCCGAAACGCTCCCTCTGGCGACTCCAGACATAGCTACACTGCAGGAAGGGCGGCAGGCCACCCAGCTGGGAGCACAGGAGCCAGTTCCCCAGGATCAGCCACCACAAGAGGGAAGGGTGGTTCACGAAGCGATGGGGAGACGGCGCCGTTCCGCCCGTGGTCTGCGCCCTCCCCAGTGGCCAGGACGCCTCTGGAAGCAGGCGCACTATGGGACAGGGAAGCAACGCCTCAAGGCCCTTGTGCTCCTTGTGATCCTTTTGCTCGGTATCGCTCTGCCCATTGTCAGTGGGCTGGCCGTAGGACTGCAAGCCTATCTGACCTATAGCACCCTTCGTGGAGAGGCCTCCGCGGGCGTTGAGCACCTGCTGGCCCTCAAGACCATCTTCAACGGGGCTAAATCCCATCCATCCAGTCTCTTCGAGGCCAGCAAACTGAACCAGGCTGCCCAAGAGCTGCAGCAGGCCCAGCAATCCTTTACCAGAGCACGCGACACCATTGACCACTCTGCCCTCATCCACACTGTTATTTCGCTCTTTCCGCACTATCAGCTGCAGGTCAGCTCGGCCCGAGCTGCGGCTCAGATCGGCGTAGACGTCAGCGTCATTGGCCTCAAGCTCATCCCAGCGGTCAGGAGCCTGGCCCCGCACTTTCAGGGGCCGCTCCTCAGCGATTCGAGCAAACCACTGGTGACCCAGGACATGCTCACTCTCCTTGGACGAACCATAGACGACATCATGCCCTCATTGCGAGACATCGGGACCCAGAGTCAGGGCCTCTCGCTGGAGGCCCTGCCCCTCAGCAGCAGTCAACGGCAGCAGGTGCAGCAGCTCCTGCAAATGCTACCCATCCTCCAGCAGAGCCTCGGCCAGGCGCGCCAGCTGCTCGACGCCGCTGGCTGGTTATTGGGAGTAGACAAGCCGCGCACCTATCTGGTGCAGACAATGGATCGCTCTGAGCTACGGCCATCCGGCGGCTTCACCGGCCAGTATGGTGAGCTGACCATCAACGCGGGCCGCATTGCGCCCTTCTCGCTCAAAGACATCTCCTTCGTCGAATACACCTCTGGCAGTCCGACCCTGGGTCAGCTAGCCCCCGAGCCGTATCGCTCCTGGTGGCCCTTTGCCAACTGGGGGCTACGCGACTCCAATCTCTCGGCGGACTTCCCCACCACAGGGCAGCTGGCCATTGAGACCTATCAGCGTGAGGTAGGGCGGCACGTCGACGGAGTCATTGCCCTGACCCCCTTCTTCATCGAGCACGTCTTGCAGATCATTGGCCCGATCACCGTGCCGGGCTACAACGAGACCATCACTGCTCTCAACCTCGAAGATCGCCTCCACTTCTACCAGCTCGACAGCGAGGGGGTGCGCAAGCAGCAAATCGTCCAGCATGTCGACGATTCCGGTCAGGCGCGCAAGCTCTTCACCTCGCGCCTGGCTCAGACCCTGCTCGACCATGTACGTCATGCCCCTCCTGATGAGATCCTGGCCATTGCCCATGAGGCCCTCTACGACCTCACGACCAGAGACATCGAAATCTATGTCACCGATCCGCACGTCGAGCAGCTGCTCATCCAGTACGGCTACGGAGCGCAGATGGACCGCTCGACCAGTCACGATGGCCTCTCTATTGTGCAGGCCAACCTGAACGCCACCAAAGCCTCGCAGTATGTGCGGACCCTCATTCACGATGTTGTAACGCTGGACGCCAATGGCGGAGCCACCCACTATCTCCAGCTCCGCCTGGCCTACACCGATACCGGGCCAGTGTATGGCTACGACACCTATCGCGACTACGTACGCATCTACGTCCCGCCCAACAGCAAATTCTTGAACGGCGACGGCTTCGACAGCGGCATTCCTCTCTGCGGGGGGCCACTGCCGGCCTGCAACGCGACCGTCGTCTATCCGCACGACGAGCTGATGTGTCCAGCGGGGCAATATCAGCCGGGGGCAGCCTCGCCGACCCTGAGCGACGAGAACCCGGGCGACTGGCACCCGCTGGACAAGGTGGGGCCACCGACCAACACCGTCAGCGACGTGCCGGGGCGGGCCATGTTTGGTGGCTGGGTCGTGGTGCCCAAGAACTGCACCATGACCGTCACCCTCTCCTGGTATGTGCCTCCTCTCAATAAGGGACACTATTCCCTGCTGGTCCAGCGTCAGGCGGGCACCTACCCGGAGCTGGATGTCACCATTCTGCCGCCTGATCCTTGCAGCCAGCTCAAGCTGGCCGGGACCCACGTCGATACTCTCTTGACCAGCGACCTGCTCGTCACACCGCGCAGCCTGTCAGCTGGCGGCAGCCAGGGCCACGGGCAAGCGGCAGATACCCAGAGCAGCTGCTACCCACGCCTCGGCGTATAG
- a CDS encoding DNA polymerase Y family protein translates to MEHDQSGTLNPSILGDAAAQRPARGPLGAASSTEKGAVSEQARLRQGIMHVRIRHFYCTLEEMANPSLRGLPFVVGTGTGRPNEPGRVIDASPAAVRLGIVPGMPLRRAYRLAPRTLFLPASYERYQPVLQRLRERYRACSHIVESVPLADAFIDLSGSPQPVTSPILLAQQLSSEIAALGLTALIGIANGKTIAELAALMSRKDGRQGILYIPPGREASFVQSLPLSLLLQLHGSEPGPLGGREGESEGTGLRAGSSELEGRGERLDLEALAELVAHLRDFGITTFAQVAPLSPEGLERRLGRLGRWLHQLARGEDYSLVIPDAPPLSQNARIRFQHAADADETCAAIHKLGGYLAGRLREQRLKGRVVALLLWPARPRRDTRHLLLDEQGEEAMLHEGEGAIGGQITLERHTDEADILIHHLLMLFAHYHRSGTRYLQVLARIGDIITAATPYYPPAARARGRPTRRLDLSTRRLNGERQG, encoded by the coding sequence AGGCCCGCCTGCGTCAAGGGATCATGCATGTCCGCATTCGGCACTTCTATTGTACGCTGGAGGAAATGGCCAATCCCTCGCTGCGCGGCCTGCCTTTCGTCGTAGGCACCGGCACAGGGCGCCCGAACGAGCCGGGCCGCGTCATCGACGCCTCCCCTGCCGCGGTGCGCCTGGGCATTGTCCCTGGCATGCCCTTGCGTCGGGCCTATCGTCTGGCCCCGCGCACGCTCTTCCTGCCGGCCTCCTACGAACGCTACCAGCCGGTTTTGCAGCGCTTACGCGAGCGCTATCGAGCCTGTTCGCACATCGTTGAGTCTGTCCCTCTGGCCGATGCCTTTATCGACCTGAGCGGCAGCCCTCAGCCCGTCACCTCGCCAATTCTCCTGGCGCAGCAGCTCAGCAGCGAGATTGCCGCCCTTGGCCTGACGGCCCTCATCGGCATCGCCAACGGCAAAACCATTGCCGAGCTGGCCGCGCTTATGAGTCGCAAAGACGGGCGTCAGGGCATCCTCTATATTCCACCGGGTCGTGAGGCCTCCTTTGTGCAATCGCTGCCCCTCTCGCTGCTGCTCCAGCTGCATGGCAGCGAGCCTGGTCCCCTGGGTGGGCGCGAGGGCGAGAGCGAAGGAACGGGCCTACGTGCGGGCAGCTCCGAGTTGGAAGGCCGGGGCGAGCGCCTTGATCTTGAAGCGCTGGCCGAGCTGGTTGCTCACCTGCGCGACTTCGGCATCACGACCTTTGCGCAGGTGGCCCCCCTCTCTCCCGAAGGACTGGAACGGCGCCTGGGCCGTCTGGGGCGCTGGCTTCACCAGCTGGCTCGGGGTGAAGACTACAGCCTGGTGATCCCCGATGCGCCGCCACTGAGCCAGAATGCGCGCATTCGCTTCCAGCACGCCGCCGATGCCGACGAAACCTGTGCGGCGATCCACAAACTGGGCGGCTATCTGGCCGGACGTCTGCGCGAGCAGCGCCTCAAAGGGCGGGTAGTGGCCCTGCTCCTCTGGCCGGCTCGTCCCCGCCGAGATACGCGCCATCTGCTCTTAGACGAACAAGGCGAGGAGGCCATGCTGCACGAGGGCGAGGGAGCCATCGGTGGACAGATCACCCTGGAGCGTCATACCGATGAAGCAGATATTCTCATCCATCATTTGCTGATGCTCTTCGCCCATTACCATCGCTCTGGGACGCGCTACTTGCAGGTCCTCGCGCGCATCGGTGACATCATCACTGCTGCCACCCCTTACTATCCGCCCGCCGCCCGCGCCCGCGGCAGACCAACGCGGCGCCTGGATCTGAGCACACGTAGACTCAATGGCGAGCGCCAGGGTTGA